One segment of Pyxidicoccus xibeiensis DNA contains the following:
- a CDS encoding SDR family oxidoreductase — MDASPPSSPAPSRVLVTGALGTVGREVLRALATQGIAARAADHSVERARSALGPEAEVAALDFLSPETFQPALDGCDALFLLRPPAISDVQPTLHRLVDVAVTSGVRHIVFLSVAGADTNPRIPHHAVERHLAQSGTQWTLLRPGFFAQNLGGAYLRDIVEDRRIYVPAGRGSVAFVDVRDVAEVAARVFAAPEAHAGKAYTLTGPESLTFLEVAETLTERLGSHVRYQPASVPGYMAHLWRRGLPAAQVLVQTMLHAGLRNGQAEKVDPTLARLLGHPARTLPDYVRDHASLWSRTPAR, encoded by the coding sequence ATGGATGCCAGCCCTCCTTCATCCCCTGCTCCTTCCAGGGTGCTCGTCACCGGGGCGCTCGGCACCGTGGGGCGCGAGGTGCTCCGGGCGCTGGCGACCCAGGGGATTGCGGCCCGGGCCGCGGACCACTCGGTGGAGCGAGCCCGCTCGGCGCTCGGCCCGGAAGCCGAGGTCGCCGCGCTGGACTTCCTGAGCCCGGAGACCTTCCAGCCCGCGCTGGACGGGTGCGACGCGCTGTTCCTCCTGCGCCCTCCGGCCATCTCCGACGTGCAGCCCACCCTCCACCGGCTGGTGGACGTGGCGGTGACGAGCGGCGTCCGGCACATCGTCTTCCTCTCGGTGGCGGGCGCCGACACCAACCCGCGCATCCCCCACCACGCCGTGGAGCGGCACCTGGCGCAGTCAGGCACGCAATGGACGCTGCTGCGGCCCGGCTTCTTCGCGCAGAACCTGGGGGGCGCCTACCTGCGTGACATCGTCGAGGACCGCCGCATCTACGTTCCGGCGGGCCGGGGGAGCGTCGCGTTCGTCGACGTGCGCGACGTGGCCGAGGTCGCGGCCCGCGTGTTCGCCGCGCCGGAGGCCCACGCGGGCAAGGCGTACACCCTCACCGGCCCGGAGTCCCTCACCTTCCTCGAGGTCGCCGAGACGCTGACGGAGCGGCTGGGCAGCCACGTGCGCTACCAGCCCGCGAGCGTGCCCGGCTACATGGCGCATCTCTGGAGGCGGGGACTGCCTGCCGCGCAGGTGCTGGTCCAGACCATGCTCCACGCGGGGCTGCGCAACGGACAGGCGGAGAAGGTGGACCCGACGCTCGCGCGGCTGCTCGGACATCCCGCACGCACGCTGCCCGACTACGTGCGCGACCACGCCTCGCTGTGGAGCAGGACGCCGGCGCGCTGA
- a CDS encoding isopenicillin N synthase family dioxygenase, whose translation MTDLQTFPLPDCVTGVPTDLELADRMVQAWRRDGIFQVAMNPSQEQQTERAFQASRRFFRMSLEAKSRCVSDLTYSGYIASGEEVTAGEADYSEIFTVCKDLPVTDARVRAQWPCHGPAPWPDDAYRQDMTAFTDALGSIGERLLRLTALGLGLEVDALTRLTRDGWHHMRVLRFPALSPTSSRGIGAHTDYGLLVIAAQDDVGGLLVRPPVEGEKRNRNWLPGESSAGMFEHEEPWTFVKPVPQVLTVFPGDILQFLTGGYLLSTPHKVRLNTRERYSVAYFHEPAFDACIRPLMGPRGEKAIHYGTHFTNMFMRCYPDRVTTRRILDENRLSTLARLRDEAVEATAPEPVHRLAVA comes from the coding sequence ATGACAGACCTGCAGACGTTCCCCCTGCCCGACTGCGTCACCGGTGTGCCCACCGACCTCGAATTGGCAGACAGGATGGTCCAGGCCTGGAGGCGGGATGGCATCTTCCAGGTCGCGATGAATCCCAGCCAGGAACAGCAGACCGAGCGTGCCTTCCAGGCGAGCAGGCGCTTCTTCCGTATGTCATTGGAGGCCAAGTCCCGCTGCGTCAGTGATCTGACCTACAGCGGCTACATCGCGTCGGGCGAGGAGGTCACCGCGGGCGAGGCCGACTACTCGGAGATCTTCACCGTCTGCAAGGACCTCCCGGTGACGGATGCGCGGGTGCGCGCACAGTGGCCCTGCCACGGCCCGGCACCTTGGCCCGACGACGCCTACCGCCAGGATATGACGGCCTTCACCGATGCGCTCGGCTCCATTGGCGAGCGGCTGCTGCGATTGACTGCGCTGGGACTGGGCCTGGAGGTCGACGCCCTGACGCGCCTGACGCGAGACGGCTGGCACCACATGCGCGTCCTCCGGTTTCCGGCGCTGTCCCCCACGTCCTCGCGGGGCATCGGCGCGCATACCGACTACGGCCTGCTGGTCATCGCGGCGCAGGACGACGTGGGCGGGCTCCTCGTCCGGCCCCCCGTGGAGGGCGAGAAGCGCAACCGGAACTGGCTGCCCGGCGAGAGCTCCGCGGGCATGTTCGAGCACGAGGAGCCGTGGACCTTCGTGAAGCCCGTGCCGCAGGTGCTCACCGTGTTCCCCGGCGACATCCTGCAGTTCCTCACCGGCGGCTACCTGCTCTCCACGCCCCACAAGGTCCGGCTGAACACGCGGGAGCGGTACTCCGTGGCGTACTTCCACGAGCCCGCCTTCGACGCGTGCATCCGCCCGCTGATGGGGCCTCGCGGGGAGAAGGCCATCCACTACGGCACGCACTTCACGAACATGTTCATGCGGTGCTACCCGGACCGCGTCACCACGCGGCGCATCCTCGACGAGAATCGCCTGTCCACCCTGGCCCGGCTGAGGGACGAGGCCGTGGAGGCGACCGCGCCCGAGCCGGTGCACAGGCTCGCGGTCGCATAG
- the typA gene encoding translational GTPase TypA: protein MIPRENIRNVAIVAHVDHGKTTLVDHLLRQAGTFRSNEHVAERVMDSNDLEREKGITILAKNTAVNYKGMQINIIDTPGHADFGGEVERGLRLVDGVVLLVDAAEGPLPQTRFVLTKALAMGLKTVLVINKIDRQDARAPEVLDQVYSLYIDLGADDKQLEMPVLYTVARHGQASTELAVPGKTLEPLFDAIIRHIPPPPASDEKTPQLLVANLDYDDYVGRLAVGRVQAGRLTPNMPVSVVRDGGKVQPGKIVKLYGFSGLKRVEIQDAGPGEIVSIAGIEEVSIGDTIGDPEKPVALPRITVDEPTMMMIFKVNDGPLAGKEGKFVTSRNLRERLYREAYRNVAVRVEDTDTPDAFRVVGRGELALAVIIENMRREGYELTASNPEPITKTIDGVLHEPMELLFCDVPENSVGVVTERLGPRKGRMKDMASLGSGRTRLQFRIPARGLIGFRSEFLTITRGEGIMSSQFDGFEPWFGYIPKRQNGAMVSDRLGDTVPYALFSIQERGYLFVGAGVTVYEGMIIGEHAHPSELNVNCCREKKLTNIRAAGRDENVILVPPREMGLEKALEWIADDELVEVTPKSIRMRKKALAHGERYRAERDRKREERAAGE, encoded by the coding sequence ATGATTCCTCGCGAAAACATCCGTAACGTCGCCATCGTCGCTCACGTTGACCATGGCAAGACCACGCTCGTCGATCACCTGCTGCGGCAGGCGGGCACATTCCGTAGCAACGAGCACGTCGCCGAGCGGGTGATGGACTCGAACGACCTCGAGCGCGAGAAGGGAATCACGATTCTCGCGAAGAACACCGCGGTCAACTACAAGGGCATGCAGATCAACATCATCGACACCCCGGGTCACGCCGACTTCGGTGGTGAGGTGGAGCGCGGTCTGCGCCTCGTGGACGGCGTCGTGCTGCTGGTGGACGCCGCCGAAGGTCCCCTGCCCCAGACGCGCTTCGTGCTCACCAAGGCGCTGGCCATGGGCCTGAAGACGGTGCTGGTCATCAACAAGATCGACCGCCAGGACGCCCGCGCGCCGGAAGTCCTCGATCAGGTCTACTCGCTCTACATCGACCTGGGCGCGGACGACAAGCAGCTGGAGATGCCCGTTCTCTACACCGTGGCGCGCCACGGTCAGGCCTCCACCGAGCTGGCGGTGCCGGGCAAGACGCTGGAGCCGCTGTTCGACGCCATCATCCGCCACATCCCGCCTCCGCCCGCCTCGGACGAGAAGACCCCGCAGCTGCTCGTGGCCAACCTGGACTACGACGACTATGTGGGCCGTCTCGCGGTGGGCCGCGTGCAGGCAGGCCGGCTCACGCCCAACATGCCCGTCTCCGTCGTGCGCGACGGCGGCAAGGTGCAGCCGGGCAAGATCGTCAAGCTGTACGGCTTCTCCGGCCTGAAGCGCGTGGAGATCCAGGACGCGGGTCCCGGGGAGATCGTCTCCATCGCCGGCATCGAGGAGGTGTCCATCGGCGACACCATCGGTGACCCCGAGAAGCCGGTGGCCCTGCCCCGCATCACCGTGGACGAGCCCACGATGATGATGATCTTCAAGGTCAACGACGGGCCGCTCGCGGGCAAGGAGGGCAAGTTCGTCACCTCCCGCAACCTGCGTGAGCGCCTCTACCGCGAGGCCTACCGCAACGTGGCCGTCCGCGTGGAGGACACCGACACCCCCGACGCCTTCCGCGTGGTGGGCCGTGGCGAGCTCGCCCTGGCCGTCATCATCGAGAACATGCGCCGCGAGGGCTACGAGCTGACCGCCTCCAACCCGGAGCCGATCACCAAGACCATCGACGGCGTGCTGCACGAGCCCATGGAGCTGCTCTTCTGCGACGTGCCGGAGAACAGCGTGGGCGTGGTGACGGAGCGCCTGGGGCCCCGCAAGGGCCGCATGAAGGACATGGCGAGCCTGGGCTCGGGCCGCACCCGCCTCCAGTTCCGCATCCCCGCGCGCGGCCTCATCGGCTTCCGCTCGGAGTTCCTCACCATCACCCGTGGCGAGGGCATCATGAGCAGCCAGTTCGACGGCTTCGAGCCGTGGTTCGGCTACATCCCGAAGCGTCAGAACGGCGCCATGGTCTCCGACCGTCTGGGCGACACCGTTCCCTACGCGCTGTTCAGCATCCAGGAGCGCGGGTACCTCTTCGTGGGGGCCGGCGTCACCGTGTACGAGGGCATGATCATCGGCGAGCACGCCCACCCCTCCGAGCTGAACGTCAACTGCTGCCGCGAGAAGAAGCTCACCAACATCCGCGCCGCCGGCCGCGACGAGAACGTCATCCTCGTCCCGCCCCGCGAGATGGGGCTGGAGAAGGCGCTGGAGTGGATCGCCGACGACGAGCTGGTCGAGGTGACGCCCAAGTCCATCCGCATGCGCAAGAAGGCGCTGGCGCACGGCGAGCGCTACCGCGCCGAGCGTGACCGCAAGCGCGAGGAGCGCGCCGCCGGGGAGTAG
- a CDS encoding alpha/beta fold hydrolase, producing MSPEAHYFRQDYLRVPDGAELYYQVSGDGLPGMVLCDGLGCDGFAWKYLSPYLARRHRVLRWHYRGHGRSGNPDDHSRVGMIYTCDDLQRVMDAAGLERGVIFGHSMGVQVALEFHRRYASRVAGLVLLCGSYGNPLDTFHDSTALKRLFPFIRRVVERYPQQSARIIHAALRTELTVQLAITLEMNRERIARNDLGPYFDHLAKMDPVVFVRTLESLAEHNAWDHLSHVDVPTLIIAGEKDRFTPGWVSQKMADRIPGAELVLIPDGTHTAPLEAPGLVELKVERFLRERLGVRTNGAARPALDVGA from the coding sequence ATGAGCCCCGAGGCCCACTACTTCCGCCAGGACTACCTCCGCGTCCCCGACGGCGCGGAGCTGTACTACCAGGTCAGCGGCGACGGCCTGCCCGGCATGGTCCTCTGCGACGGCCTGGGCTGTGACGGCTTCGCGTGGAAGTACCTGTCCCCGTACCTCGCGCGGCGCCACCGCGTGCTGCGCTGGCACTACCGGGGCCACGGCCGCTCCGGCAACCCGGATGACCACTCGCGCGTGGGGATGATCTACACGTGTGACGACCTGCAGCGGGTGATGGACGCCGCCGGCCTCGAGCGCGGCGTCATCTTCGGCCACTCCATGGGCGTCCAGGTGGCGCTGGAGTTCCACCGCCGCTACGCCAGCCGCGTCGCCGGGCTCGTCCTGCTGTGCGGCAGCTACGGCAACCCGCTGGACACCTTCCACGACTCCACCGCGCTCAAACGCCTGTTTCCCTTCATCCGCCGCGTGGTGGAGCGCTACCCCCAGCAGTCCGCCCGCATCATCCATGCGGCGCTGCGCACCGAGCTGACGGTGCAGCTGGCGATAACGCTGGAGATGAACCGCGAGCGCATTGCCCGCAACGACCTGGGGCCCTACTTCGACCACCTGGCGAAGATGGACCCCGTGGTCTTCGTGAGGACGCTGGAGTCGCTGGCCGAGCACAACGCGTGGGACCACCTGTCCCACGTGGACGTGCCCACCCTCATCATCGCCGGTGAGAAGGACCGGTTCACCCCCGGCTGGGTCTCCCAGAAGATGGCGGACCGGATTCCGGGCGCCGAGCTGGTGCTCATCCCCGACGGCACCCACACCGCCCCCCTGGAGGCCCCGGGGCTGGTGGAGCTGAAGGTGGAGCGCTTCCTCCGGGAGCGGCTGGGCGTCCGGACGAACGGTGCCGCCCGCCCGGCATTAGATGTAGGCGCGTGA
- a CDS encoding sigma 54-interacting transcriptional regulator translates to MDFEKHLNLHTIIMLRDVIRKWWQVELSYADRHGVVHDWQRGEIVPPPNDFCRMSLSSKEGLRRCGQSVRVLHEKFKASKKLRRSLFHDCHLNFTIVGAPLYIANEYEGFLFVEGFARQPLGPRDAEALKAKVAQFAPPGSDLDRAEDRVPVLDGAELSKLSDLLEFAATEISNYEVELARKDSAVASLASDLDDRYRFEKIIGRSGPMMEVFRLMEKVANSDSTVLINGESGTGKELVARAIHHNGPRKDQPFVVQNCSAFNDNLLESALFGHTRGSFTGALRDKKGLFEVADGGTFFLDEVGDMSPALQVKLLRVLQEGTFLPVGGTQLREVNVRVIAATHKDLSELVKRGEFREDLFYRINVIRLQLPPLRERRDDMPVLIDHFLRKHHRDGQRARGLAAEALAILGAYAWPGNIRELENEIERLLVLGGDLETIPAELISSRIRDAVVPGGGPFIPPRAHGKLHEAVEALEREMIQQGLLRTRYNKSRLARELGISRSNLILKIARYGLDKGLPDDEAEMGEA, encoded by the coding sequence ATGGACTTCGAGAAGCACCTGAATCTGCACACCATCATCATGCTGAGAGATGTCATCCGCAAGTGGTGGCAGGTGGAGCTCTCGTACGCGGACAGGCATGGGGTGGTGCACGACTGGCAGCGTGGCGAGATCGTTCCACCGCCGAATGATTTCTGCCGCATGTCGCTGTCCTCCAAGGAGGGGCTGCGGCGCTGCGGGCAGTCGGTGCGCGTGCTGCACGAAAAATTCAAGGCCAGCAAGAAGCTGCGCCGCTCGCTCTTCCACGACTGCCACCTGAACTTCACCATCGTCGGCGCGCCCCTCTACATCGCCAACGAGTACGAGGGCTTCCTCTTCGTCGAGGGCTTCGCCCGCCAGCCGCTCGGCCCGAGGGATGCGGAGGCGCTCAAGGCGAAGGTGGCCCAGTTCGCGCCGCCCGGCTCGGACCTGGACCGCGCGGAGGACCGCGTGCCGGTGCTGGACGGGGCCGAGCTGAGCAAGCTGTCCGACCTGCTCGAGTTCGCGGCGACGGAGATCTCCAACTACGAGGTGGAGCTGGCGCGCAAGGACAGCGCCGTGGCCTCGCTGGCCTCGGACCTGGACGACCGCTACCGCTTCGAGAAGATCATCGGGCGGTCCGGGCCGATGATGGAGGTGTTCCGGCTGATGGAGAAGGTGGCGAACTCCGACTCCACCGTCCTCATCAACGGCGAGTCCGGCACCGGCAAGGAGCTGGTGGCGCGCGCCATCCACCACAACGGCCCCCGCAAGGACCAGCCCTTCGTGGTGCAGAACTGCTCCGCCTTCAACGACAACCTGCTGGAGAGCGCCCTCTTCGGCCACACGCGCGGCTCGTTCACCGGCGCGCTGCGGGACAAGAAGGGCCTGTTCGAGGTCGCCGACGGCGGCACCTTCTTCCTGGACGAGGTGGGCGACATGTCCCCTGCCCTCCAGGTGAAGCTCCTGCGCGTCCTGCAGGAAGGAACGTTCCTTCCGGTGGGCGGTACGCAGCTGCGCGAGGTCAACGTCCGCGTCATCGCCGCCACGCACAAGGACCTGAGCGAGCTGGTGAAGCGCGGCGAGTTCCGCGAGGACCTCTTCTACCGCATCAACGTCATCCGGCTGCAGCTGCCGCCCCTGCGCGAGCGCCGGGACGACATGCCCGTCCTCATCGACCACTTCCTGCGCAAGCACCACCGCGACGGGCAGCGCGCGCGGGGGCTGGCCGCGGAGGCGCTGGCCATCCTGGGGGCCTACGCGTGGCCGGGCAACATCCGCGAGCTGGAGAATGAAATCGAGCGGCTGCTCGTGCTCGGGGGCGACCTGGAGACCATCCCCGCGGAGCTCATCTCCAGCCGCATCCGCGACGCGGTGGTGCCCGGCGGCGGGCCCTTCATCCCCCCGCGCGCCCACGGCAAGCTGCACGAGGCTGTGGAAGCGCTGGAGCGCGAGATGATCCAGCAGGGCCTGTTGCGCACCCGCTACAACAAGAGCCGGCTGGCGCGCGAGCTGGGCATCAGCCGCTCCAACCTCATCCTGAAGATTGCCCGCTACGGCCTGGACAAGGGCCTGCCCGACGACGAAGCCGAGATGGGAGAGGCATGA
- a CDS encoding cation diffusion facilitator family transporter → MTTSTHTRGGAGHGHEHEHGEGHDHHHHHHGHDHGHGHSHGPRKGSLAEERRKDQRRLVFALVLTATIALAEAVGGWLTNSLALMSDAGHMLTDVSALGLSLVALWFAGKPADVKKTYGYYRMEILSALLNGVLLLAITGFILYEAWERFRAPAPVALGPMAIVATVGLLANLGALGFLHSTHSMNVRGAFLHVLGDTLSSVGVLIGAGIMALTGWFVVDPIISVVISVVIVVGAVRLVRDAVDVLMEAVPAHVDMAHIKDLMLKIKGVTAVHDLHVWTISSGVYALSAHLVVQDPMVCNNDEILSAVKHDLYDRFGIDHTTIQIESETYAHLGEVH, encoded by the coding sequence GTGACTACCTCCACTCACACCCGCGGTGGAGCCGGGCATGGCCACGAGCATGAGCACGGCGAGGGGCATGACCATCACCACCATCATCATGGTCACGACCATGGGCACGGCCATTCGCATGGCCCCCGGAAGGGGAGCCTGGCGGAGGAGCGGCGGAAGGACCAGCGGCGGCTCGTCTTCGCGCTGGTGCTGACGGCGACCATCGCCCTGGCGGAGGCGGTGGGGGGCTGGCTGACGAACTCGCTGGCCCTGATGTCCGACGCGGGCCACATGCTGACGGACGTGTCCGCGCTGGGCTTGAGCCTGGTGGCGCTCTGGTTCGCGGGCAAGCCGGCGGACGTGAAGAAGACGTACGGCTACTACCGGATGGAGATCCTCAGCGCGCTGCTCAACGGCGTGCTGCTGCTGGCCATCACCGGCTTCATCCTCTACGAGGCCTGGGAGCGCTTCCGCGCGCCGGCGCCGGTGGCGCTGGGGCCCATGGCCATCGTCGCCACCGTGGGCCTGCTGGCGAACCTGGGCGCCCTGGGCTTCCTGCACAGCACCCACTCCATGAACGTGCGGGGCGCCTTCCTGCACGTGCTGGGGGACACGCTGTCGTCGGTGGGCGTGCTCATCGGCGCGGGCATCATGGCGCTCACCGGCTGGTTCGTGGTGGACCCCATCATCTCGGTGGTCATCTCCGTGGTCATCGTGGTGGGCGCGGTGCGCCTCGTCCGGGACGCGGTGGACGTGCTGATGGAGGCCGTGCCGGCGCACGTGGACATGGCCCACATCAAGGACCTGATGCTGAAGATCAAGGGCGTCACGGCGGTGCATGACCTGCACGTGTGGACCATCTCCAGCGGGGTGTACGCGCTGTCCGCGCACCTGGTGGTGCAGGACCCCATGGTCTGCAACAACGACGAGATCCTCTCGGCGGTGAAGCACGACCTGTACGACCGCTTCGGCATCGACCACACCACCATTCAAATCGAGAGCGAGACCTACGCCCACCTGGGTGAGGTGCACTGA
- the rsmD gene encoding 16S rRNA (guanine(966)-N(2))-methyltransferase RsmD translates to MRIVAGTAKGRALTGPKPTSLHIRPTADRVRETIFNMLGQFLDGQAVLDLYAGTGALGLEALSRGAGRVVLVDQDREAQALCRQNTDALGFSAQVEVLAQPVARALDALRKRGERFELVFADPPYAARVVETVLDGVTAAGLVAPSGMVVVEHDKREAAPDAHAGLTREDQRRFGDTLVSFYRAPATIP, encoded by the coding sequence ATGCGAATCGTCGCAGGCACCGCGAAGGGCCGCGCGCTGACCGGCCCCAAGCCGACTTCGTTGCACATCCGGCCCACCGCCGACCGCGTCCGGGAGACCATCTTCAACATGCTGGGCCAGTTCCTGGACGGCCAGGCCGTGCTGGACCTGTACGCCGGCACCGGCGCGCTCGGGCTGGAGGCCCTGTCCCGGGGCGCGGGCCGGGTGGTGCTGGTGGACCAGGACCGCGAGGCCCAGGCCCTGTGCCGGCAGAACACCGACGCGCTCGGCTTCTCCGCCCAGGTGGAGGTGCTGGCGCAGCCGGTGGCCCGGGCGCTGGACGCGCTGCGGAAGCGGGGGGAGCGCTTCGAGCTCGTCTTCGCGGACCCGCCCTACGCCGCCCGCGTGGTGGAGACGGTGCTGGACGGGGTGACGGCGGCCGGGCTGGTGGCGCCCTCGGGCATGGTGGTGGTGGAGCACGACAAGCGCGAGGCCGCGCCGGACGCCCACGCCGGCCTCACCCGGGAAGACCAGCGCCGGTTCGGGGATACCCTGGTGAGCTTCTACCGGGCCCCGGCGACCATTCCTTGA